In the Vanessa atalanta chromosome 24, ilVanAtal1.2, whole genome shotgun sequence genome, AGCGAAGGCTCCAAAGTACGCGCAGCTCATCGACCCGCAGGGGAACGtaagttttacataatatgtcaTAATTCTTTATCGACTCGATATGGTCTACTGGtttgaacacgtgaatcttaatcgaagattCCAGAGTAGGCactcaattaaaatgtattaaatttttgtcaTCTCGTTTTTGGCGATGAAGAGCAATATTGacaaaacctgcatgtgtcggatggaaattagacacatcaCTTACCCATCACTTACCATTACGGGTTGGGATGTGAAAGCTTCTAACCATGTGCTCTAAATTgtcttaattatattgtattttttataattattatctatatatgtatatagaaactATTTCTTTAAATGCAACTTCGTctcatagaaataaaaatgttgttaatttaactTTCAAGGTAAATATATTGTCTACGTTTGTATCCGCCTAACTTCGTGTATTCCATACATAATTCCGTTCatgtatttaaatctaatacGTCTGCTTAAGTATATCAAACTCTAAATGTCtcggtatataaatattgaagagAAAATTTGCTATGGCAACaattttcttacaatttaaaaaaaaaaaacaaaaaaacaattgaggtttgattaatatttgtaactgagttttattgaaacttcttaattataattttagccaTAATGTACACATCCTAagtgcatatttaaaaaaaaatactgttttcgTTTCCATGTTCAAAATATCACTAGaacttcttataataatattcagattaaaaattagtatttataaaatctttataacgTTGCTATAGCTATAAGAAAAAAGGATctaattgattattaattaatgcaaTGCGTGCGATCTTCAAGAATATCATGTTAAAAAACGcagctataataaatattataaaacttttacgaCAAGAAACATAGTTTGCTGtggttatttataaagaataaaatatttattatcatatttacacACTGGCTTTTTTtggtatgtttttaaaatgaaatatacatcattatcaattcataatatttgCTAGACATGCGAAGTTATAAgttaattaagttatttgtatattatgtttttgaaaCTGTTATATCGGTAAATTTTAACTGGTTTTAATCGTTCATTATTACCCGCCTAATTCATAATAAGGTCTGCTAATTATTGTATTTGGTTTTTCTGTTAATGTAATTTCTACGTGTCTTGGAAAGCATTTTGCACTAAAACCTTTCTTTGCGTGCAGCCGAAAGTATACAGAAAGGCAAAATGTAAGAGTATCGTGCAACGGGAATAGTATTTGCTACTGTGTTTGcacatacaatttataatatcttctaCGCAGCTGTGGCTATAATTAATCGGTCAGGAGAACACATTGttaggtaaataaaacaaaatatctttttttttttcttataaattattctactacatacatacttttttactgtataaactttattatttatattatactaggtATTTGAATCTGTGTGAAGACACAAGCGCACAAATCACTAACCTCCATTTAGCCCCTCgaggagtgaattaaaaaaggtcCTTTCCCGGGGCTCAAACTATCAatacaccaaatttcatctcaatcggttcagcggtttaagctttaagaggtaacagacagctacttacgcatttattatattagtatagataatatatattaaggagaaagaataatgattaatttattttcaattttgttgaaattgtaCGAAGGAAATTGTTGTTCAGTAAGTGGGTATCATGACAACTctgttgtaaaatgtttttccgGAGCATTCTGCATAACATTCCGCCGTTAACCGTGCGAAGACTGGGCGAATTACTTGTTAAagtctaatattattatcacgAGAACGTGAAGCCGCGGGCGGGtccagaaaataaaaacaagaaatgTGTTTCTATCAAGTATAAACACGGTGCACGCGAGATGCACTTTATTGCTGAAATAATATCGATTAATCAACCACATCACGAGAACGTCGAACAATGCAAAGCGAAAAAATCGATTCGCCTCTAATATTGGTTCTCGATTATTATTCGATTCCGCGATATAGACGAATCgcttttataagtataatttgttGAAAATCGTGTAATGTTTcttagaaattatataattttgtatttcctaaaaaaaagttatgtgaATAAAATGGATTTACAAATGTAAATAGAAACGGCTGGATCGACATATTGTTTTGATTGGATAACACTATATACTTacttttatctttattcaatcagtagaataattataggtttatatattttaatcgttgTGAATCATGTACTTAACTTATAATCTGGAAAAACCATATTAATTAGACAGGCATAAAATGTTCATGGATTGTAACTGAATTCGATGATGTATAGTgcgttatatttatgtatataaatcttttgtaCGTTTGTTTGACTGAAACTCCTAAACGCTTGGAGTCATTTCGATGAAATTGTGTGTATTTGAGTGAAGCTGCAGttggaaagtaaataaaattcttatttcactCGGGCGAAGTCGGGACGAGCAGCTAGTATTGATGAAATGTAagcaaactttatatttattcaaaccggaataaaTACGTAAGCGCGATAACATCGGATCTCTTTTTTTGTTGGAAgctggttattttttaaaatatactattaattatgtatattatgagatattttaatatcatataataataaatcacacTAATAGGATATATTAACATAGTAGGTATGGACGGATAGATCAATGAGGATAATTTCttggttttaaattacaaattacaattcaaatgaacgttaacacacacacatcaaACACAGTCAAATAATGTACTCAATTGATTCTAATTCTAATATCATAATTGCACACTTGCTCTAGCAAGCACGTTTGATTGATGCGTTTTGGTTTTGATTAACCAAACATATAGTAACACTAGTTTTCGTGTGTGCAAAGAGAGGTTGTAGTAAAACGTAGCCATATACTTCCTTAGGGCTTAAGCTTGCTTCACAACAattatcatcaaaatcggtttagtaTATTAGTCGTGACATCGTAAGAGACATACAATACCAGTATATACAAgtaatgtatatgttactgtataaGCTCggactaaggtaaatcttaagattttccaataaaacctaagatttaccgacacgagttggtaaatgtaagtatttattacaaaaggacgactttttcggacttttaacattccaacctaacctaacctaaaatgtaaatcctaagatttaccaagtgaatgatggtaaatgttcgaatcccaaagttttatacacatttaccattcataattggtaaatcttaggttttactggaaaatcttaagatttaccgtagttcgagcttttacagtgtCATATATACTGGTATTGTATGTATAAACCGTATCGCCGTATGTCGATTTACAAAACTTCACGATtgaaatacgaagtgaattaTCAAAGAAAAACTATGTAGGTATGTCTAGTGGGCGTTTTACAAATTGACccgtattattattacttttaaattcctGGAATCCACCAATCACGAGCTTTAACGTTGTCACTTTCGAATGTTAATCGATGTTCGTTAACGGCGaagtaaagaaaattttgtattttaacttaTGATTCCGATTTCAGGCACTAGATGTTTTGATTACACGCGACAAACGTCAACGCAATCGAATAAGCAAAAAACCTCGCACgtaacgtaattttttaaatgtcgaatCCTTATGTCGTGTATGATTTGTATCGTGCTTAGGTTTAGTTTATTTGTTTCCGGCCTCCTGATTACATATTATGCCtttattttaatgcatatatttatttatcaaaaaactgATTACatcaaataagatttaaatttcgaattgaatataaataaactctatGTTCATTATTCTTATATACTTTACATATAAACCCATTACCTTCGCGCTGGTCGTAACCGAGGTGCTTTATGTAAAagcttcattattataaaatagcattACACGAGACCGTCCAccatttacaatgaaattaaaaagaattacaTCCTTACACTGGAAAGAACATTAAGTACTCTTTGTCTATTTTCCTTCGACAACCCATAGTAACGCACAGCAGGACTTCGACAGTAAAGATCTAGCAGAATTAAATCAATCGCCAGTCAAGCAAAAATCAACTCTATTTCATAGTACAAAAGGTTTATATACACAGCAAAATGAAGTAAAGAATTCGTTACAGGACTAACTTATTTGAacaattgaaaacaataaaatgaactttataGCTATTGTAATAGGGATTATGGCGTCTGGATGTACAGTCCGTTTGTACATTTCTGCTGTGTGAGGGCAGTGTCCTCGGTGAACCGTGTTGCTAGGACGATGGAATAGGGCTgtcacgttttattttattatatttatttttttacttaaggaAAACAAGGGACGCTTAgaaaacgtatatattataagaataaattattaatttttcttgtatttttaaattaattcacgcacaatacagaaaaaattcaagaaattatttttaaaaatatttacgttctTTAATGATGAAGTGTAAAAATGAACTGTATTACGTACGTCTTCGATAACTCAACCCTGTATAACGCATGCGAAAAATGATGCCTTTCGCGTTTTGTTTGCGGTGTAATGAGCTTAATTATGTAAGGGGTTCTATCGTCCACATTACAACGGACCGCGGACGAAATTATATCATTGGTGTCCGTAAGGAATTACTgtgaacatttttataatcgtcatattattttgcatacatgtaaactacagacacaagggacataacttggTTTCAAAGGtaggtggtgcattggtgttgCAATGGTTAATGAACTCAATGGGCGATAGTGATCACTAGACAATTTTAAAAGAAGGTTTCATtgcatttattactttttatttaattttttttatttttaaaatgcctAAGTACCGACATATTTATGACATATTCTGAACACTTACCATCGGATGGTCCCTTTGCCCATATATTCTAGAAAAATAGTAAAAGTGGAGGGGTTAAATTGGAATAAccgttcttttaatttattttcaagtatcGATTAAATAATCCATTTGATgagtatgtttataaaaaatatacaaaactataaataatagtatcacTCTTCTTGCTATTAAACGTAACcaacttatatattatgtttgtatgtatagaGAAATACTCAATAACGATataatgatttgatttaaatacattttgagcAAGACAATTTATCTCTATAatagatcgttttttttttaatattcttttttaattcctattttatctttgtacataattattgtattctgttttttatattataattcaatgatCTTTTACTTTATGTGTGTAATTTATctgtaagttttaataattcaaatacctttttatatatctatttaattttgattttttttgttatctttcTTGAGAAAAGTTTTACTGGCAGAGTAGCTCTTCGGGTATTTAGTCTCACGGTTGTGTTGGTCAATAAagtgataataaaaaacattattcttaCTGATGTTAAGCTTTCGGTAAGACTTGtcaagtctgggtaggtaccacccacccatcagatattcttaactatacttagtattgttgtttttcggtttgaaaggtgagtgtgagagtgtaactacaggtacaagggacataacgtcttcccaaggttggtggtgcattggtgatgtaaggaatggttaatatttcttacagcgccaatttctatggacTTTGGTGTGGTGTGCCTAACTACTtatatcaaaaaacaaaaaaaaaatatactacgcAATACATgtttttcagtattttttttttgtttttaatacagaGCGTTCGTCACAAACGAAGGCGGCATCTTCATTATAAACCTCTTAAGTTACTCAAATGTAACCGAAGTCTAACTTTGTCTAGACCGCCGCGAGCTATTCTCAAAGCGCACGACTCGAAGACGAATGGCAAGAAATGGTAATGGAATCCATAAGTGACTCGTTGTCATGAATTAGCTCTTAGTTACATTCCGTGGATActgtttgtatgtaaatttgtcttgtaaatatatttttttgaaacttTTATTCGAAATGTAATTGTTCAATGgccgttatatattatatcttgttTGTATTTGATTTTCAACATAAAAGAAATAGACGAATAAATTGGAAAGTAGTTTGTCTATCACCTTGTTTTTGTTTATCACCTTGTTATGACTAAACAACTAAAcctataataatgaaatatgttttacCTAATCCAAAGGCAGCTTTTGAACTACATATGTACTTTCAGAGGTCGGAatagaaaatacatattagAAAAAGGCGCGGGGAACAGttagtcataaatataatttgtatgtttgaTTGTTTTGAAACGCATTCTAAAGTATATATCGAATCTGATAAAAGAATAGAAGACGACGGCTGCGTGTCTTAGTATTCATAAAGAATTAACATTTCATCAAAACAGAAACCATCGCATGAAATGTCGAATGCATAAATTAACGTAAAACtcatgattatatttttgttaaattaaattcattgcaATTACACTACGAAAattcagtaatatatttttaagacagAATAGTaggttaatatcattttatttatagtaataagtaATTCTTAGTAAGACAGACGAAGGGGTCATTGACTTTAATTATTGATTCAAGTAACAAGCAATGATTGATAATGattgataatgataatgacCTCATTATATTGTGTCTATAACTAGACTGGCTTTTTCATCGTAAGCCAGTGTGAAAAGTTGAAGAATAGaagtatgaaaatataaaaaaaaattggggatattttttttacaaaataaaaaattaaatcgataaaCGAAACGCATGACATTATCACTTTGATAATACACCCTCTTAATTTAATTgcgaaacttataaaatatagtccGCTAATAAGATTTGTCTAGTTACGTCACAATAGCATATCGTAGCATTGATATTCATTATAGTTTACCATTGAATCGAGAATCGAGTATCGAATTAGTTTCTTTGATAGATTTGTTTGTATACTTAACTAAACTGATATGTTTCTAGAATTCCTATTTCAAATAGGCAATGACTGTTTAAAGTTCAAaccattcataatataaaacctttttttatcgcaaaaaaaaaactcaatacgtacgtaaaaaaaaaaatacattacttataAGACAAAGTTCATACGTGTCAGTGACCCTAATCGAGGTCCAAAAACATTGACCGACTATTCCATTGAGCAGTAATTTGTAAAAGCGAACACTCTTCCTTATACTAAAATCTAATTTGGCCCGTAGAGCCAATACTCGGTACTCGGACGTCGTGttgtaattttacaattatatctgCGATCATTACTGTAACCGTACATTCGTGATTTTATCGGTAAATAACGTTTTTTGTATTGCTAATTATATGTGGTATGGAGTACAAATGCGAGTATGATTCGTGGCACGAGCATCGTTAGCGGAATTCACGGCTGTTACAAAGACGCaaactagtattttttattaagataattagtATGGCAACCATGCAATTATATAAACACTATTACCCGTCCCGGCTTGAAGAACAATTCAAATTAGtttgaaaaacaaacataatgagaaaaaaaaaattttttttttattaatctgaaATTATagcatcatcatcctcctgcccttatcccaattttacttgaggtcggcgcagcatgtcttcttcttccatacttctctgtcggacgtcatctcacaagtaacattctttctaaccatagtTTATTTGGTCCCTTTCCTCgttatccatccacatccattctcaaaacctttctcactgTCTATGCTGCTAAGGGTTATGGCTTAAATTTTACAGCCGGCTGCCTGCCTGACACTAACCCTCCTTGGAAATGCTGTGGTGGTGGTTTACCCGCCACCGCGcgaataatacatataatatgcatgtattatacccataaaccttcctcttgaaatCTTACTTATTgttgaaaaccgcattaaaatcctttGCGTAGTCTAAAAGATGTAAGCGTACAAATTAcagaagcgactttgttttatactatatagaggtctaaaatatatatatatatagtaaataaggGCATTATTTTCAATACTTACAATAAATTCTGCCCCCGGCTTCTCGCGTGCTATAGGGGGGCAGATGTGGACCTATTTATTAATTCAGGTTATAACCTATCTCTATTCGAAATTTCAGCCAGATCTGACCGGCCGTTTACATATGATTGACttacaaacataaaactttcacatttttaatattagtaggtatatatattttgtctacTAACCAAAAGGCTCTTGAAAGAACCAGTatgttaaactaaattaatgtaaaaacgatccaaagttatattattatatagtgatTAGGATTCTTCCGAGAAACTTCTGATATTATTTCGTAGGCGTGGGCGATCCCTTGACCCTTGAAACTAACCTGCATAAACTACTCTGATGACCTTTGAAGGGCATCGAGGGACACGCAAGGTCGTCGACGGTAAAATTTTGTAACTGATCACTACGGTAGTTGGTTTGAAATTTGTCAGAATGAGAAAGTTTATTTGAGACACGAATAACATAGAAAAGTAACAAaggtatattatacaatttaaaaaataatacattcctAATGTATCTttttgtcatgtcatgtcatgtcatgttgcagaattttgttgaaataagacacacgcaggattcctcacgatgttttccttcaccgtagagcacgagatgaattactaatactacttataaatactacatatatacatgaaaattcagtaatgcttgcctgggcttgtacccgcaatcatcggttaagatgtaccactactaaccactgggccatgacGGCTCACTCAATTTTATTTCCgtcaaaatataatgaatagcACTGAATCCATATCAACAACGTTATAATTGACTCCTACAATGCAGCTTGTAAAAGTCAATTATAAAGACATTTAAAGCAAGAAATTGCTTAATAACATCTCACTAGCCAGTAATTACACATCCTGCCCCTTTAATTGCACTCCTGGGGCATAAAATGCGTTTTATCACATAACGGTTAATAAAGGACATAGATTTTAATGTcgccaatattatttataatcgtcGGGCAtattgtgagccgagatggtccagtagaATACCTCAGTCGTAATTGACGATCACAGGTTCGATTTTGTGTTTAggcaaaaatatcttttttttatgatatcggtaggcagacgaagcaaatgggccacttgatggtaagtggtcaccacggcccattgacaatggcgttgtaagaaatattaaccattccttacaatgccccaccaaccttgggaactaaggtgttacgtcccttttgcctgtagttacactggctcactcacccttcaaactggaacacaacaatactgagtactgctgtttggcgatagaatatctgatgagtgggtggtacctacacagacttgcacaaagccctaccaccaagtaaacggTTTTGTATAACGTAATGTTATGTCAGTGGAAAATTTGCGtcagttgtttttattaataccgAGACAAACTTACTTGTGTTTAATTGTGAAGTTTTATACtctataattttaaactcaCGTTAAACAAAGTTTATAAGCAAGATTTATATAAGTGTATCAATGAATTGTGtccaaattatttatgatttttaatcgaTTGTAGTGAATATTTTCACAcagtttaatatacattttaataagtctACATACCATACTTAAAGCGTgacgaaaattataattaaatgtaactaattatttatgtatgtacatcaGTATGTACAGTCGtgatcgattttaatattttatttgtatttattaaatgtttaagagGAAACTAACTTGTCGGTAAAACAATGCCATCTGATTGTTGCACGTTTAAGTGATTTACGACCGAATTACTATTTATGATTGAGCTCAAAATCCTATAACAATGGATGCCACATTTATATTCTGTGACAGTTTTTATAGTCACGTTTCGACCACGGTCAGTTCGGTACTGTTCGTACATTCGATAATTTACAATCATCGCACGAATGTACTTGCAATGGCGCAAACATAAATTTTTCCTTTGATTAACACGCGTCACACAAAAAACAGCCtaaaaacacacacaataaagcttagaaatattttttcgaatagtaggaataatatttaagttttactgTGACCGACATTTATTCGCAGTTTTATGTTAGAGAATTTGGTAGAAAATCGTCTTTATTGTGAAGGTAATAAGAGCTAACGTGAGTTTTTTTGTACCAAAATCGAGCAATGTTGATATTTAAGTCAACTTTGAACTATATTCATAAGGCTATCATTTATTCCGTTCCGTTATGTAAACtagaaaaaaaagtgtaatttaatattttatttaaattatctgtggCTCAACGATCTAAAGATAATCACGTTGaagataaatattgatttattatttcgtataataaagtaaaatcgcTTCTATCTAAGATCAAAAATGATATTACATTGTCATTTAAAATTGacgtgaaacattttttttatagctttagGCTAAGTGACTTCAGATCGTAATAATTCTGcctaataatttaagtaaaaaataaaagttacaatattaGAAACTGGTTGTTCTTTAATATCCACCAAAACCGTCCATCGAACACGTAAGAACATTTCATTGAAAGAATTCTTAACCTTTTTTTAGCGTAAATTGTACGACATGCCTATTTTTGATAACTAATTATCAAAATCCGACTTGAAGTTTGTTTTGGCAGCTCTCAAAAATATAACGACTTAGTTACATTTGCTCATTGGATATTTTGAATACTAGCCTTGCAGACATTGTTAGTTACAGATAAATAAGATTGTTAGTTTCCAGTACGTAATAACGGAAATTGATATCGTGGATATATTACTAGGAAATAAATCAATGGAACCAACGGATCTCCAGCTTAAGCCGTACAAATGGCTTAACGAAGCGGCAATCTTCAACAAAAACGACGAGCAGATACCAATCGAGTGGCTCGAAACGAACGCGGACGTTATTGTCCTCCTTTTCACGTCCTGCGGTGTAGACAAGGACGGAATCATTGAGAAATTCtatgaaatatatgaaaacgTCAAGTTCGTGAACCTTCCTATCGAAGTCATCTTTGTACCGATGGACGAGACCGAAGAAGACTTTAATCATGCATACGAGCAACAAGCGAATTGGTTTACTCTTAAATATTCTGATCCCCTGGTAGTTGTGCTCAAATATATGTATGGAATAACATGTGTTCCCAGCTTGGTGGTTATTAATGTTGATGGTACCATTGTTTCCAACCATGGGATATTAGATTTGgaaaaatatggaaaaaatgCGGTAGTCACATGGATCTCCAAGACAGCGTCAATTAAAAATCCCAGGAAATTAAGCAAGGAACTGACGATGTATGGAGATAAGTGGAAATATATGACTGTGGTTCAAAGTAAGCCGGCTAAAGCTGATTATCAAAGGAAATTCAGTACGGCTGTGAACGACGCTATTTCAAAATCTTCCGAatgatttttttcgttttaatatttacgtagagtaaaagaaaaatatataactatacaaTTGATGACCGCGTGCATTGAGGCCAAGAATACTAGCAGAATTTTACCGTTGACTCGCAATTTCTGTTCTCAAAAATGAATATACGTGTACCTTgcttattaaaaacttttttttttcgtaacatCGTACGATCTTGTTAAATATGTATAGTGACTAGGCTATACGACCTTCATTGTTAAATGATGCAAAACTAGGCTGAATATGATTAAGCTAaacattgcaaataaaaaattgacaacatgacatttaattaaaaagtcataATATTTAGTTCGAGTGACAAGGAGATAAATGAGTGTGATGTTAAAAGTGTTTTGCATACAAGCTCAACTTTTCTCTAACTTTTTGCAATATAATACGTGACAGGGTTGTCACTGTAacagtttaaatttagaatttaataaaaattaaatgtttaaatgtgTTCTTTCGTTCTGATTACAGTTATATTTCATGGACGCAACTTTTGTATATGTAATGTTTGACTGATTTAATGTCAAGTGTCCATTGGGTCGTTTgtgttctttaattaaatatgtttacaaaatttagatttatttcgcAGCAGGTACTAGAAAtcatcttataaaaaatatctttaaacgaTATTAACCaatgaatatgtatgtatatgaataattgaaattccattttattaatttttcaattacaaaaatagtatatatagttaCAACCAACCTTATTACCTTATTACTATAGTAATTTTTCTCTAGTGAATAAACAAAATGACAAGAGTGCCAGCCCTATAGCCTGGTAAGATGTATTAAGTAATGAACTTGTACTCGCATCAGATAAGCGCTTACACCATTGTATGGAG is a window encoding:
- the LOC125073315 gene encoding uncharacterized protein LOC125073315; the protein is MEPTDLQLKPYKWLNEAAIFNKNDEQIPIEWLETNADVIVLLFTSCGVDKDGIIEKFYEIYENVKFVNLPIEVIFVPMDETEEDFNHAYEQQANWFTLKYSDPLVVVLKYMYGITCVPSLVVINVDGTIVSNHGILDLEKYGKNAVVTWISKTASIKNPRKLSKELTMYGDKWKYMTVVQSKPAKADYQRKFSTAVNDAISKSSE